In Halanaeroarchaeum sp. HSR-CO, one DNA window encodes the following:
- a CDS encoding 8-oxo-dGTP diphosphatase, with amino-acid sequence MQEATITYPVRDGSVLLIEKKRGIGAGLYNGPGGKVEPGESPVEAARREVREEIRATVPRLSKRGELEFVFGDDHYMTVHVYRAPEVDGVPEETPEAIPRWVDIDAIPYDQMWEDDRYWLPLLLADRTFQGWFRFDAAAEVLQGRYVDPDVEL; translated from the coding sequence GTGCAGGAGGCAACCATCACGTACCCCGTTCGCGACGGTTCGGTGTTGCTGATCGAGAAGAAACGAGGCATCGGTGCTGGGCTGTACAATGGTCCGGGTGGCAAGGTAGAACCCGGCGAATCTCCAGTCGAGGCCGCCCGCCGCGAGGTACGAGAGGAGATCCGGGCGACGGTGCCGAGGCTCTCAAAGCGGGGCGAACTCGAGTTCGTCTTCGGCGACGACCATTACATGACCGTCCACGTCTATCGCGCACCCGAGGTCGACGGCGTTCCCGAGGAGACGCCCGAAGCGATACCGCGGTGGGTCGATATCGACGCGATCCCGTACGACCAGATGTGGGAGGACGACCGGTACTGGCTCCCGCTGCTCCTCGCAGACCGAACGTTCCAGGGGTGGTTCCGCTTCGACGCTGCGGCGGAGGTCCTGCAGGGCCGGTACGTGGACCCCGACGTCGAGCTTTGA
- the proS gene encoding proline--tRNA ligase encodes MSGEQELGITESKEHNPGDWYAEVVQKAELADYAPMGGFIVTRPRGYAIWETIQDNLDTWFKETGAQNAYFPMFIPESYLEREKDIVEGFDPEVAWVTQGGYDELEERLAVRPTSESIIAPFMAKWVRSHRDLPIRLNQWNSVVRWEATETKPFFRTKEFLWQEGHTAHATWEDAWDETTMRLDQYQRLYEDVLAIPVLRGRKPEHDKFPGADTTTTVEALMPDGKSVQGGTSHHLGRSFADAFDITYADEDEEERVAHTTSWGLSWRAIGALIMTHSDDQGLVLPPTVAQTQVVIVPIWQEDTQEKVLQYASEIAAELQEGGVRVKLDDRDERNPGFKFNEWELKGVPLRLEIGPNEVDDEAVTVVHRPDGETVPDDRSGIVESVKDHLDEVYAKLYATAEETLESNVREATTRNEILGTIGQHGGYVTAPWCGDEACETEIKEEIHAEIVMVPFDEDEPPIGEECAVCGDVAETTAYFAKSY; translated from the coding sequence ATGAGTGGCGAACAGGAACTCGGTATCACCGAGTCGAAGGAGCACAACCCCGGCGACTGGTACGCCGAGGTGGTCCAGAAGGCCGAACTCGCGGACTACGCGCCGATGGGAGGGTTCATCGTCACCCGTCCCCGTGGCTATGCCATCTGGGAGACCATCCAGGACAACCTCGATACGTGGTTCAAGGAGACGGGGGCGCAGAACGCGTACTTCCCGATGTTCATCCCCGAGAGCTATCTCGAACGGGAGAAAGACATCGTGGAGGGATTCGACCCCGAGGTGGCCTGGGTCACGCAGGGTGGCTACGACGAACTCGAGGAACGGCTCGCGGTCCGTCCCACGAGCGAGAGCATCATCGCTCCATTCATGGCCAAATGGGTGCGGAGCCATCGCGACCTCCCGATCCGCTTGAACCAGTGGAACTCCGTGGTTCGCTGGGAGGCCACCGAGACGAAGCCGTTCTTCCGAACCAAAGAGTTCCTCTGGCAAGAAGGCCACACCGCCCACGCAACCTGGGAAGACGCCTGGGACGAGACGACGATGCGTCTCGATCAGTATCAGCGTCTCTACGAGGACGTCCTGGCGATTCCGGTCCTCCGCGGTCGAAAGCCGGAACACGACAAGTTCCCTGGTGCGGACACGACGACGACAGTCGAAGCCCTGATGCCCGACGGTAAATCGGTACAGGGTGGCACCAGCCACCACCTCGGACGGAGCTTCGCCGACGCCTTCGACATCACCTACGCCGACGAGGACGAGGAAGAACGGGTCGCACACACGACCTCCTGGGGCCTGTCGTGGCGAGCTATCGGTGCGCTCATCATGACCCACTCCGACGATCAAGGTCTCGTGCTCCCGCCGACGGTCGCACAGACCCAAGTCGTCATCGTCCCCATCTGGCAAGAGGACACCCAGGAGAAGGTGCTCCAGTACGCGAGCGAGATCGCAGCGGAACTGCAGGAGGGCGGCGTCCGAGTGAAACTGGACGACCGCGACGAGCGCAACCCCGGTTTCAAGTTCAACGAGTGGGAACTGAAAGGGGTCCCCCTTCGCCTCGAGATCGGGCCGAACGAGGTCGACGACGAGGCGGTGACTGTCGTCCACCGACCGGACGGGGAGACGGTGCCAGACGACCGGTCTGGTATCGTCGAGAGCGTCAAGGACCATCTCGACGAGGTCTACGCGAAGCTCTACGCCACCGCCGAGGAAACCCTCGAGTCGAACGTCCGCGAGGCCACGACCCGCAACGAGATACTCGGCACCATCGGCCAGCACGGGGGGTACGTCACGGCACCGTGGTGTGGGGACGAGGCCTGCGAGACCGAGATCAAAGAGGAGATCCACGCCGAGATAGTGATGGTGCCTTTCGACGAAGACGAACCGCCGATAGGGGAGGAGTGTGCGGTCTGCGGTGACGTTGCTGAGACGACGGCCTATTTCGCCAAATCGTACTGA
- a CDS encoding helix-turn-helix domain-containing protein: MAQQILEKPKNGHLSEREVQVVFEITPKAACFMDDLEGEISNVELYFPEGECHSDVTVCRDEGEKRSVEVFNHKGDVCDNCPGTVFNEFDLVPRFQDRSRKGFIVQVHLPSNDQLSELVADLREVSEFVRILRIVDVRQSQLDDVIGEVDFTQLTDKQRDALKGAVDAGYYGLSHDASLENLAEEFGISTSALSQRLARAEQNVMAQLFRDDE; the protein is encoded by the coding sequence ATGGCCCAACAAATCCTCGAAAAACCGAAGAACGGACACCTTAGCGAGCGCGAAGTCCAGGTCGTCTTCGAGATCACGCCCAAAGCAGCCTGTTTCATGGACGACCTCGAGGGCGAGATCTCGAACGTTGAACTGTACTTCCCCGAGGGCGAATGCCACTCGGACGTGACGGTCTGTCGGGACGAGGGTGAGAAACGCAGTGTCGAGGTCTTCAACCACAAGGGAGATGTCTGTGACAACTGCCCGGGGACGGTCTTCAACGAGTTCGATCTCGTCCCCCGCTTCCAGGACCGGAGTCGGAAGGGGTTCATCGTTCAGGTTCATCTGCCGTCCAACGATCAGCTCTCCGAGCTCGTCGCAGACCTCCGCGAGGTCTCCGAGTTCGTCCGTATTCTCCGCATCGTGGACGTTCGCCAGAGCCAACTCGACGACGTCATCGGTGAAGTAGATTTCACGCAGTTGACCGACAAACAACGAGACGCGCTCAAAGGGGCCGTCGACGCCGGGTATTACGGCCTCTCACACGATGCCTCTCTCGAGAACCTGGCCGAGGAGTTCGGCATCTCGACGTCCGCCCTCTCACAGCGACTCGCCCGTGCCGAGCAGAACGTGATGGCACAACTCTTCCGCGACGACGAGTAG
- the extH gene encoding selenite/tellurite reduction operon rhodanese-like protein ExtH yields the protein MEKNLNRRRFIKMTGVAGMAAIAGCSGSDDGEPTEAPTEEPTAEPTEEPTEEPTEEPEKPDPTDTENALIEPATLKEWQDAGIVNTDDTADDRVVILRIDTDGYDSGHVPGAVKWSTSEGEGPAVLTETRLEGLAETPTMVASGSIIDEVIQSAGVGQNTTIVLSGKAPMRMARAYWTLRYWGFPRERVKVLQGGTTVYGEEYDLAFEAPDHPTSNYTVKAFGEPNYDLRYGLNQMIQEVDAKNAGESEASFLDLRGDATPKPAGAVADPPATYLQGDSFSGDFPWQDADTISEHVWGLEGVEEGQKIITFCGSGYRAAMGFFALDGILGYDNVTLWDGSVSRQWVHYDGNNDPVPNDAWRVDQQDRTVGDTGESSLTIDPDLNEELTDLATIDANQVKKADIQYMGGDTSGGGFGCGS from the coding sequence ATGGAGAAGAACCTCAACCGCCGACGGTTTATCAAGATGACCGGCGTCGCTGGCATGGCCGCGATCGCCGGCTGTTCGGGTTCCGACGATGGTGAACCGACCGAAGCACCCACGGAGGAACCGACTGCAGAGCCGACCGAGGAACCGACCGAAGAGCCGACCGAGGAACCGGAGAAGCCGGATCCGACGGACACCGAGAATGCGTTGATCGAGCCCGCCACACTCAAGGAGTGGCAGGACGCGGGCATCGTCAACACCGACGACACTGCAGACGACCGTGTCGTCATTCTCCGCATCGATACGGACGGGTACGACAGCGGTCACGTCCCCGGTGCCGTAAAATGGTCGACCTCCGAGGGCGAGGGACCGGCGGTTCTGACCGAGACGCGTCTCGAGGGACTGGCGGAGACGCCGACGATGGTCGCGAGCGGCTCGATCATCGACGAGGTCATCCAGAGCGCCGGCGTCGGTCAGAACACGACGATCGTTCTGTCGGGCAAGGCACCGATGCGGATGGCTCGGGCGTACTGGACTCTTCGGTACTGGGGTTTCCCGCGTGAGCGTGTGAAAGTCCTGCAGGGCGGAACGACGGTCTACGGCGAGGAGTACGACCTCGCGTTCGAGGCGCCCGACCACCCGACCAGCAACTACACGGTCAAGGCGTTCGGCGAGCCCAACTACGATCTGCGCTACGGGCTCAACCAGATGATTCAGGAAGTGGACGCCAAGAACGCGGGCGAATCGGAGGCCTCCTTCCTCGACCTGCGCGGGGACGCGACGCCGAAACCCGCCGGGGCCGTCGCCGATCCGCCGGCGACGTACCTGCAAGGCGACAGCTTCAGCGGGGACTTCCCGTGGCAGGACGCGGACACCATCTCCGAGCACGTCTGGGGACTCGAGGGCGTCGAAGAGGGACAGAAGATCATCACCTTCTGTGGCAGCGGCTACCGCGCCGCGATGGGCTTTTTCGCCCTGGACGGCATTCTCGGATACGACAACGTCACGCTGTGGGACGGCTCCGTCTCGCGGCAGTGGGTCCACTACGATGGCAACAACGACCCGGTGCCCAACGACGCCTGGCGCGTCGACCAGCAGGACCGTACGGTGGGCGACACCGGCGAGAGTTCGCTGACGATCGATCCGGATCTCAACGAGGAGTTGACCGACCTGGCGACCATCGACGCGAACCAGGTCAAGAAGGCCGACATCCAGTACATGGGCGGCGACACGAGCGGCGGTGGCTTCGGCTGCGGCTCGTAG
- a CDS encoding molybdopterin-dependent oxidoreductase: protein MSTGGRDGTSLTRRTLLKAGGAAAGAAALGGCLSSGDGPADEPSGGEATTAFGNCWMCSHNCGQKAYVRDGSVVNLTGVDGHPRGSAGPDTEGTLCPKGLAQLDKTHDPKRIKEPHVRKNGELQKVSWDEAFQYTAQRLVEFKEQNGAETLLDATSWAETPIFSTVWRELYGTPERISRGIHVCAGPTFVTGGMMGVGSNNRVPDYQNSKYIIAWGRNQLNSFAGQFEAKGTLEAIEKNGAKLVTIDPQHTITAEKSDKWLPIKPRTDGALALAMANVIIEEELYDQEFVENYTYGFDAYREAAADMPPEEAAEITGIPADEIREVARGFAEAAPQAGISVWTGTSQMGNGWKATQNITALNGLVGNIDRPGGLRLWEYASTASFGEVCEMDYTNRAEFKEPAITKYDEYSDYPVRHITDIAHNLVPEMVDNGHINGIVVHHDDPLKDGNADAWIEAIEKMDLVLSIDAYWNGVSRNADIVLPEATQLEKDTLGTGNWSAYPNHKWITGSKAAVDPQWNTKPDFDILVGIANAMAEETGEEDWTVFQQWDDHEDFIDDQLSVLDLTLEDIDSGEVNYELVESYDYEKWKDNDNFTFRFDLDQVGSFAQAAEEAGMTTAPEWIPPGEYGDEIGGDYPLEFYDVRSVFFSHGSNQPHDRLRDQFAKRNRLDDEDYRGNYLHLNPADAEPRGIESGDMVRVESRTGSGELMAVVSERARPGFVTAEYGFGETSATPDGEGMNTMTLHDKQMDPITGQVDRHIAVEVESAGGE from the coding sequence ATGAGTACGGGCGGACGCGACGGGACCTCCCTCACCCGTCGGACGCTCCTGAAAGCCGGTGGAGCCGCCGCCGGTGCCGCGGCATTGGGCGGCTGTCTGTCCTCCGGGGACGGTCCAGCGGACGAACCGTCCGGTGGCGAGGCGACGACTGCCTTCGGTAACTGCTGGATGTGTTCGCACAACTGCGGACAGAAGGCGTACGTTCGGGACGGTTCCGTGGTCAACCTGACCGGCGTCGATGGGCACCCGCGTGGGAGTGCAGGCCCAGACACCGAGGGAACGCTTTGCCCGAAGGGCCTCGCACAACTGGATAAGACCCACGATCCCAAGCGCATCAAGGAACCGCACGTTCGCAAGAACGGGGAACTGCAGAAGGTGAGCTGGGACGAGGCGTTCCAGTACACCGCCCAGCGACTCGTCGAGTTCAAAGAGCAAAACGGCGCCGAGACGCTCCTCGACGCGACGAGCTGGGCCGAGACGCCGATCTTCTCGACCGTTTGGCGCGAGCTCTACGGGACTCCGGAGCGGATCAGCCGTGGGATCCACGTCTGTGCCGGACCGACGTTCGTCACGGGCGGCATGATGGGTGTCGGATCGAACAACCGCGTTCCCGACTATCAGAACTCCAAGTACATCATCGCCTGGGGCCGCAACCAGCTCAACTCCTTCGCCGGCCAGTTCGAGGCGAAGGGAACGCTGGAAGCCATCGAGAAGAACGGCGCGAAACTGGTGACGATCGACCCCCAGCACACGATCACCGCCGAGAAGTCGGACAAGTGGCTCCCGATCAAGCCCAGAACGGATGGTGCACTGGCCCTGGCGATGGCCAACGTGATCATCGAGGAGGAGCTCTACGACCAGGAGTTCGTCGAGAACTACACCTACGGCTTCGACGCCTACCGCGAAGCGGCCGCGGACATGCCACCCGAAGAGGCGGCCGAGATTACGGGCATTCCCGCCGACGAGATCCGCGAGGTCGCTCGCGGGTTCGCGGAGGCCGCACCGCAGGCCGGCATCTCCGTCTGGACCGGCACCTCGCAGATGGGCAACGGCTGGAAGGCAACCCAGAACATCACCGCGCTCAACGGGCTGGTCGGCAATATCGACCGACCCGGCGGACTCCGTCTCTGGGAGTACGCCAGCACTGCCTCGTTCGGCGAGGTTTGTGAGATGGATTACACGAATCGGGCCGAGTTCAAGGAGCCGGCCATTACCAAGTACGACGAGTACTCGGACTACCCGGTCCGGCATATCACCGATATCGCTCACAACCTCGTGCCCGAGATGGTCGACAACGGCCACATCAACGGCATCGTCGTTCACCACGACGACCCCCTGAAGGACGGGAACGCCGACGCGTGGATCGAGGCAATCGAGAAGATGGACCTGGTTCTCTCCATCGATGCCTACTGGAACGGCGTCTCGCGCAACGCGGACATCGTCCTCCCGGAGGCGACCCAGCTCGAAAAGGACACTCTCGGGACCGGCAACTGGTCGGCGTACCCCAACCACAAGTGGATCACCGGCTCGAAGGCCGCCGTCGACCCGCAGTGGAACACCAAACCGGACTTCGACATCCTGGTCGGCATCGCCAATGCGATGGCCGAGGAGACCGGCGAGGAGGACTGGACGGTCTTCCAGCAGTGGGACGATCACGAGGACTTCATCGACGATCAGCTATCGGTCCTCGATCTCACGCTCGAGGATATCGACAGCGGCGAAGTCAACTACGAACTGGTCGAATCCTACGATTACGAGAAGTGGAAGGATAACGACAACTTCACCTTCCGGTTCGATCTGGATCAGGTCGGGAGCTTCGCCCAGGCGGCCGAGGAGGCCGGGATGACCACCGCGCCAGAGTGGATCCCGCCGGGCGAGTACGGCGACGAGATCGGCGGCGACTATCCGCTCGAGTTCTACGACGTTCGCTCCGTGTTCTTCTCGCACGGCAGCAACCAGCCCCACGACCGGCTCCGCGATCAGTTCGCGAAGCGCAACCGTCTCGATGACGAGGACTACCGCGGTAACTACCTCCACTTGAACCCCGCCGACGCGGAACCCCGTGGTATCGAGTCCGGGGACATGGTTCGCGTCGAATCGCGAACCGGGAGTGGCGAACTCATGGCGGTCGTCTCCGAACGCGCACGCCCCGGATTCGTCACCGCCGAATACGGGTTCGGCGAGACGTCGGCGACGCCCGACGGAGAAGGGATGAACACGATGACGCTACACGACAAACAGATGGATCCGATTACGGGACAGGTGGACAGGCACATCGCCGTCGAGGTCGAGTCGGCGGGGGGTGAGTGA
- a CDS encoding 4Fe-4S dicluster domain-containing protein encodes MAAEGDHWVFYFDPNRCIGCHACTVSCKQYHDRESGADDWRTVTHHEKGTFPDVSEVPISMSCMHCHDAPCEKVCPTNAIEKRESDGIVTIDREKCIGCKYCGWACPFGAPTYGDEGLMSKCNMCIGQGPGSGADADPAPKHEQDGIGAVQPNCVSDCVGDAIKAGPQSEVIQEASQAAANRFKSNNGRVIVEPFEDSTAAVDGTNDVITPFNAGD; translated from the coding sequence ATGGCGGCCGAAGGCGATCACTGGGTCTTCTACTTCGACCCGAACCGGTGTATCGGGTGTCACGCCTGTACGGTCTCGTGTAAGCAGTACCACGACCGCGAATCCGGTGCCGACGACTGGCGGACGGTCACGCACCACGAGAAGGGTACCTTCCCGGACGTCAGCGAAGTGCCGATCTCGATGTCGTGTATGCACTGTCACGACGCGCCCTGCGAGAAGGTCTGTCCGACCAACGCCATCGAGAAACGTGAGTCCGACGGCATCGTGACCATCGACCGCGAGAAATGTATCGGCTGCAAGTACTGCGGCTGGGCCTGTCCGTTTGGCGCGCCAACCTACGGCGACGAGGGGCTCATGTCGAAGTGCAACATGTGTATCGGTCAGGGTCCCGGGTCGGGTGCGGACGCCGATCCTGCCCCGAAACACGAGCAGGACGGAATCGGCGCCGTGCAGCCGAACTGCGTCTCCGACTGCGTCGGCGACGCGATCAAGGCCGGCCCACAGAGCGAGGTTATCCAGGAGGCCTCCCAGGCGGCGGCGAACCGATTCAAGTCTAACAACGGCCGCGTGATCGTCGAGCCCTTCGAGGACAGTACCGCCGCCGTCGACGGCACCAATGACGTCATCACGCCGTTCAACGCAGGGGACTGA
- the nrfD gene encoding NrfD/PsrC family molybdoenzyme membrane anchor subunit, which yields MSAIPGGTEWLWLESPHWAEFIAMYLFLGGVSGGAYVTSAWASFMKSLMVSGSRLGDILLGDPGDPHHHFACAETSRWGSLIGVLGIAVGGVALLSHLGAPLRALTFPVLFTNFGSWLVIGTWVIVLFAIWAVFETLWLHFGSDLAHPTGLSLFPRKILQWIDGVMPWRTERGITWLLDRIADVTRPPGKLWGALRIVGGVLSLTLIGYTAMLLSDVTVVQFWTRPYLPVIFLLSGVSTGISAALLGTVLSGGALSRVNHRFCLTDDAIIVAELVAIGLLLSFLANTPNMGSQASLTALFDSYQLLFVGGVLVFGTVVPVILSLTVTVLHQFTSFEERPWGEELLTGGYAAKYALVLVGGFLLRYVVLMAAVKSPLVVPGL from the coding sequence ATGAGTGCGATACCAGGCGGCACGGAGTGGCTGTGGTTGGAGTCGCCTCACTGGGCGGAGTTCATCGCGATGTACCTGTTCCTGGGCGGGGTGAGCGGCGGCGCCTACGTCACCTCGGCGTGGGCGAGTTTCATGAAGAGCCTGATGGTGAGTGGCTCCCGACTCGGTGACATCTTGCTGGGGGACCCGGGTGACCCCCACCACCACTTCGCGTGTGCGGAGACCTCGCGGTGGGGATCGCTGATCGGCGTGCTGGGCATCGCGGTGGGTGGCGTCGCGTTGCTCTCCCACCTGGGCGCGCCGCTACGTGCGCTGACCTTCCCGGTGTTGTTCACGAACTTCGGTTCGTGGCTGGTGATCGGGACGTGGGTGATCGTGCTGTTCGCGATCTGGGCGGTCTTCGAGACGCTGTGGCTGCACTTCGGGTCCGATCTCGCTCACCCGACGGGTCTGAGCCTGTTCCCACGGAAGATCCTGCAGTGGATCGACGGGGTAATGCCGTGGCGTACGGAGCGGGGCATCACGTGGCTGTTAGACAGGATCGCGGACGTGACCCGACCGCCAGGAAAGCTGTGGGGCGCGTTGCGAATCGTCGGCGGCGTGCTGTCGCTGACGTTGATCGGATACACGGCGATGCTGTTGAGCGACGTCACGGTCGTGCAGTTCTGGACGCGGCCGTACCTGCCGGTGATCTTCCTGTTGAGCGGCGTCTCGACGGGGATCTCGGCGGCGCTGCTGGGAACGGTCCTGAGCGGCGGGGCGCTCTCGCGTGTGAACCACCGGTTCTGTCTGACCGACGACGCGATCATCGTCGCGGAGCTGGTGGCGATCGGGCTGCTGTTGTCGTTCCTGGCGAACACGCCGAACATGGGTTCGCAGGCGAGTCTGACGGCGCTGTTCGACAGCTACCAGCTGCTGTTCGTGGGCGGGGTGTTGGTGTTCGGAACGGTCGTGCCGGTGATCCTGTCGCTGACGGTGACGGTGTTACATCAGTTCACGAGCTTCGAGGAGCGGCCGTGGGGCGAGGAGCTGCTGACGGGCGGGTACGCGGCGAAGTACGCGCTGGTGCTGGTCGGCGGGTTCCTGTTGCGCTACGTGGTGTTGATGGCAGCCGTCAAGAGCCCCCTGGTCGTACCTGGACTGTAA
- a CDS encoding molecular chaperone, translated as MDDQTQAAWSEAVIVLSNCLRHPDESVREAVSSPAGLSAAVESIERAGVEPPAAPAIEDRDLTEEYEGLFGAFRTPFAPPAASPYKEWYEGREGLMEGPPATAMERRYAAIGADVPEAYPADHVALELEYASILLDAGEIEELRRFVESELDWIDAFARLVEDAAAEAPFHRWSVKTLVEAMAALRSELDVDGPSEERIDRMVDRARTNVV; from the coding sequence ATGGACGACCAGACGCAAGCAGCGTGGTCCGAGGCCGTGATCGTGCTCTCGAACTGTCTGCGCCATCCCGACGAATCCGTCCGCGAGGCCGTCTCCTCACCGGCCGGCCTCTCGGCGGCGGTCGAGTCGATCGAACGGGCTGGCGTCGAGCCGCCAGCGGCACCCGCGATCGAGGACCGTGATCTCACCGAGGAGTACGAGGGGCTCTTCGGGGCGTTCCGAACGCCCTTCGCGCCACCGGCCGCGTCGCCGTACAAGGAGTGGTACGAGGGGCGAGAAGGACTCATGGAGGGGCCGCCAGCGACCGCCATGGAACGACGGTACGCCGCGATCGGCGCCGACGTTCCCGAGGCCTACCCGGCGGATCACGTGGCCCTCGAGCTTGAGTACGCGAGCATCCTGCTCGATGCGGGCGAAATCGAGGAACTCCGTCGGTTCGTCGAGTCCGAGCTGGACTGGATCGATGCTTTCGCGAGACTCGTGGAGGATGCCGCTGCCGAGGCACCGTTCCACCGGTGGAGCGTGAAGACACTGGTCGAAGCGATGGCGGCCTTACGCTCCGAACTCGACGTCGACGGACCGTCGGAGGAACGTATCGATCGGATGGTCGACCGGGCACGAACGAACGTGGTGTGA